One genomic segment of Panicum virgatum strain AP13 chromosome 2N, P.virgatum_v5, whole genome shotgun sequence includes these proteins:
- the LOC120661681 gene encoding uncharacterized protein LOC120661681 isoform X1 — MAKNRNKKNKAKKGGGGVAAMDTSEGGPVASTPAEAPEPMDTSEGKQPSSTSTVLGSINNMLCVSLTRKIKKGVQMKRSQNARKMKAIARAVSKNEQCEEKMQKAKRKKTRI, encoded by the exons ATGGCGAAGAACCGgaacaagaagaacaaggccaagaagggcggcggcggcgtcgccgccatGGACACCTCCGAGGGTGGCCCAGTCGCCTCCACACCCGCGGAAGCTCCGGAAC CCATGGATACGTCCGAGGGGAAGCAGCCATCGTCGACATCGACGGTGCTCGGTTCCATCAACAA TATGTTGTGTGTCTCATTGACcaggaaaataaaaaaaggagtACAGATGAAAAGGTCACAGAACGCGAGGAAAATGAAAGCAATTGCCCGGGCTGTGTCAAAGAATGAACAGTGCGAGGAGAAGATGCAGAAGGCAAAACGCAAGAAGACAAGGATTTAG
- the LOC120661682 gene encoding sphingosine kinase 1-like: MADPQTQAEALAEPARINGAAAEATLSGGELTWRPAGGGEGQERRLELESEVLGCRVEGRKLRVATFAAGGGGDGERPSALACGGGGKGGGGDGSRRRGEVVMEMESDDAAERWGDAIRDRLASLGPKRLFIIVNPYGGKRSGRSIFQNDVLPLIEAAGIFYTMQETKHRLHAQEIAHSLDLRKYDGIVCVSGDGVLVEVINGLLQREDWETAIKVPLGIIPAGTGNGMAQSLLHAAGEPFSISNAIFAIIRGHKRALDVTSVVQGKTRFFSVLMLTWGLVADVDIESEKYRWMGSARLEFYLLLRVINLRRYNGRVLFVPAPGYEEVGEPVEQIPSFEQNGVSNGSQEDKANDRNGERIGYPGPSIEEADLEWRSLSGPFVSVWLGNVPFASEDAMAAPKAEFSDGYLDAAIIRDCPRWDVLGLLFQMKDGAYVNSPYVEYFKVKAIRIEPGLRVGGSAKGGIIDSDGEVIARGDGPRGGEAEHLMAYGPPIQLSVDQGLATIFSPRSR; this comes from the exons ATGGCCGATCCCCAGACCCAGGCCGAGGCCCTGGCGGAGCCCGCGCGGATCaacggcgccgcggcggaggccacGCTCTCTGGCGGCGAGCTGACCTggcgccccgccggcggcggggaggggcaggagcggcggctggagctggagtcggAGGTGCTCGGGTGCCGGGTCGAGGGGAGGAAGCTCAGGGTTGCGACCTTtgccgctggcggcggcggagacgggGAGCGGCCCTCGGCGCtagcctgcggcggcgggggcaaagggggaggaggggacgggagccggaggagaggggaggtggTGATGGAGATGGAAAGCGACGACGCCGCGGAGCGGTGGGGGGACGCCATCAGggatcgcctcgcctcgctCG GGCCAAAGAGACTGTTCATTATAGTGAACCCTTATGGTGGAAAGAGAAGCGGCCGGAGTATTTTCCAGAATGATGTCCTACCGCTCATTGAAGCTGCTGGCATTTTTTATACAATGCAAG AAACCAAGCATCGCCTTCATGCTCAAGAGATTGCACATTCACTGGATCTTAGAAAATATGATGGGATCGTTTGTGTCAGTGGAGATGGTGTCCTGGTGGAG GTTATTAATGGTTTGCTGCAAAGGGAGGACTGGGAAACAGCAATAAAAGTGCCACTTGGGATCATCCCGGCAG GTACTGGAAATGGAATGGCACAATCTTTATTGCATGCCGCTGGTGAACCGTTCTCCATATCAAACGCCATATTTGCAATAATCAGGG GTCACAAACGCGCACTTGATGTTACTTCTGTTGTGCAGGGGAAGACAAGGTTCTTTAGCGTTCTGATGCTTACATGGG GTCTGGTAGCTGATGTTGATATCGAATCAGAGAAGTACAGATGGATGGGAAGCGCTCGCCTTGAATTTTAT CTCCTTCTCCGCGTGATCAACCTGCGACGGTACAATGGGCGTGTCCTTTTCGTTCCAGCCCCCGGATACGAAGAAGTTGGTGAGCCCGTGGAGCAAATTCCCAGTTTTGAACAGAACGGAGTTAGCAATGGTAGCCAAGAAGACAAAGCAAATGACAGAAATGGCGAAAGGATTGGTTACCCAGGCCCCTCAATCGAAGAAGCTGATCTCGAATGGAGATCGCTGAGCGGTCCATTCGTTTCGGTTTGGCTTGGCAACGTCCCTTTCGCTAGTGAAGATGCCATGGCAGCACCCAAAGCAGAG TTCTCCGATGGGTACCTGGATGCAGCTATAATCAGGGACTGCCCGCGGTGGGACGTGCTTGGGCTCCTGTTCCAGATGAAGGACGGCGCGTACGTGAACTCGCCGTACGTGGAGTACTTCAAGGTGAAGGCGATCCGGATCGAGCCGGGCCTGCGCGTGGGCGGCAGCGCCAAGGGCGGCATCATCGACTCGGACGGGGAGGTGATCGCGCGGGGCGAcgggccccgcggcggcgaggcggagcacCTGATGGCGTACGGCCCGCCCATCCAGCTGTCGGTGGACCAGGGGCTGGCCACCATCTTCTCCCCGAGGTCGAGATGA
- the LOC120661681 gene encoding uncharacterized protein LOC120661681 isoform X2, translating to MAKNRNKKNKAKKGGGGVAAMDTSEGGPVASTPAEAPEPMDTSEGKQPSSTSTVLGSINKKIKKGVQMKRSQNARKMKAIARAVSKNEQCEEKMQKAKRKKTRI from the exons ATGGCGAAGAACCGgaacaagaagaacaaggccaagaagggcggcggcggcgtcgccgccatGGACACCTCCGAGGGTGGCCCAGTCGCCTCCACACCCGCGGAAGCTCCGGAAC CCATGGATACGTCCGAGGGGAAGCAGCCATCGTCGACATCGACGGTGCTCGGTTCCATCAACAA gaaaataaaaaaaggagtACAGATGAAAAGGTCACAGAACGCGAGGAAAATGAAAGCAATTGCCCGGGCTGTGTCAAAGAATGAACAGTGCGAGGAGAAGATGCAGAAGGCAAAACGCAAGAAGACAAGGATTTAG